From one Pedobacter faecalis genomic stretch:
- a CDS encoding glycosyltransferase family 8 protein has translation MEKNEKITVVTVCDTHYLILLAALAKSIELNHKTEEKIELIIVEDRISASNKRKFELGIDNKVINVTWLAMSDAIPAQMHMPSDKSSYPLNIYVRVFIPWFVREDVSRVIYLDVDMIMLGDVSELWRMDIQGFPLGAVQDPRIKTADNPWGGIKNYKELGLSADTRYFNTGLLIIDTESWRKHDISQKVLICVQRNQAYLNYPDQYALNVVLANNWFNLADPWNHFVTSGDHIQAKIIHFVERKPIYTSYNNSKHFQNLFYSYLEQTAWKGTPKIGEVSRYLKKIKNLLSKFIKK, from the coding sequence ATGGAAAAAAATGAAAAAATAACAGTGGTAACTGTTTGTGATACGCATTACCTCATTTTACTTGCGGCATTGGCAAAATCTATTGAGCTTAATCATAAAACAGAAGAAAAAATAGAACTGATCATTGTGGAAGATCGGATCTCAGCGTCGAACAAGCGTAAGTTTGAGCTCGGAATCGACAATAAGGTTATTAATGTAACCTGGCTCGCGATGTCCGATGCCATCCCCGCTCAAATGCATATGCCGTCCGATAAAAGTTCCTACCCGCTAAATATATACGTGAGAGTATTCATTCCATGGTTTGTTCGCGAGGATGTATCCCGGGTGATATACCTGGATGTGGACATGATCATGCTGGGTGACGTTAGTGAACTTTGGCGTATGGATATACAGGGATTTCCACTTGGGGCAGTACAAGATCCGAGGATAAAGACCGCAGATAATCCTTGGGGAGGAATTAAAAACTACAAAGAGTTGGGCCTTTCTGCAGATACTAGATATTTCAATACGGGTCTATTAATCATTGATACTGAATCATGGAGAAAGCATGACATTTCACAAAAAGTACTCATTTGCGTCCAGCGAAATCAAGCTTATTTGAACTATCCTGACCAGTACGCGCTCAATGTAGTTTTAGCAAACAACTGGTTTAACCTTGCCGATCCATGGAATCATTTCGTAACATCGGGTGATCATATACAGGCAAAAATAATCCATTTCGTAGAGCGGAAACCTATATATACCTCCTACAATAACAGTAAACATTTCCAGAACTTGTTTTATTCGTATCTGGAGCAAACTGCCTGGAAAGGCACGCCCAAAATCGGTGAGGTTTCAAGATATTTAAAAAAAATAAAAAACTTGCTTAGCAAATTTATAAAAAAATAG
- a CDS encoding LruC domain-containing protein: MKKHLLSLAIIAGVFASSCKKDNNNLDEVVNKSIDEISAPAGFMWSGSRDVNLSLGVSDNSFGNQIHVVNVYTADPSKGGQLISTGSATLIKPFNTKVTLSSMVKQVYVEKIAPDGSAVSQMLDLTSDNVSASINATSLVSEKLAGSALRKLSVTTENPPTVPGNATEITSANWVSLPGNTTYVIKSNASTYNFNAFGANAIVYVQGTNINIGNIEFQNNLTLIVTSGSTVNFTGNFNWSGSNVFKNFGTVSITNNAQPKGGTFRNQGPLTVGGEFTPEGGTAVANTSTFTVNGNFNVGNNNTAATVDNGGTLTTKSGNNLLAISSLTNSGTMNFQGSANTTLDGPVVNSGTWTLNSAEITYNGNATTTSNSGTFTATNSRMILKGVFTNGGTVSVKELHINTGGSIINNCKWFITSDSYKNEINGPITNNSYFSVGKAININSGGKITLNNGALFVTKSIYDGFSEKITGTGSMSVLKITEAIPNLQNHQNSAKFSGALQVVYTSGTLPSSMFEGAATQKAANATIYIPEGSCMPETIGTAPVNTDPDGDGVHGTLDKFPNDATRAYVIDSENSTIAFEDNWPLKGDYDLNDVVVNFKYQIITNRDNKVVDVKATYRLLATGGNFQNGFGVEFPVSANKVSITSKTDGPVGDEIALESGQDKAVLILFSNSRARQLTWNTQPNVAKSPVVEFNVTLHFTDGPDQAAFGTANFNPFIWNSSPGYGRGFETHLVDKTPTNKANSTLFGTGDDKSGSGKYYRTANNLPWAIVVPVANFVYPLETVSITEGYLEFANWAITGGAQSANWYSTGSKNTAKLYTP, from the coding sequence ATGAAGAAACACTTACTTTCTTTGGCAATCATTGCTGGTGTTTTTGCATCATCCTGCAAAAAAGACAACAATAATCTCGACGAGGTAGTCAACAAGTCGATCGATGAAATCTCCGCTCCTGCCGGCTTTATGTGGTCGGGCTCCCGAGATGTAAATTTGAGTTTGGGCGTTTCCGATAACAGCTTCGGAAATCAGATTCATGTAGTGAATGTATATACTGCTGACCCATCTAAAGGCGGGCAGCTGATATCTACTGGTTCGGCAACGCTTATTAAACCTTTCAATACTAAGGTGACGCTTTCATCCATGGTTAAACAGGTATATGTTGAGAAAATCGCTCCGGACGGCTCAGCCGTAAGCCAGATGCTCGACTTAACATCTGATAACGTTTCGGCATCTATCAACGCTACTTCGTTGGTATCGGAGAAATTGGCAGGCTCGGCACTTAGAAAACTGTCTGTCACTACAGAAAATCCTCCTACTGTTCCTGGTAATGCCACGGAAATTACGTCTGCAAACTGGGTATCGTTGCCTGGAAACACTACCTATGTGATTAAAAGTAACGCTAGCACCTATAATTTTAATGCATTTGGTGCGAATGCAATTGTGTATGTACAGGGCACCAACATCAATATCGGCAATATTGAATTCCAAAATAATTTAACCTTAATAGTGACAAGCGGATCAACGGTTAACTTTACTGGCAACTTTAACTGGAGCGGCTCAAATGTGTTTAAAAACTTTGGAACTGTTTCGATCACGAATAATGCACAACCAAAAGGGGGTACCTTCCGGAACCAGGGACCTCTAACCGTTGGTGGAGAGTTTACACCCGAAGGAGGAACTGCTGTAGCGAATACTTCTACATTTACCGTAAATGGTAATTTTAATGTCGGAAACAACAACACGGCTGCAACTGTTGACAATGGCGGTACGTTGACGACAAAATCTGGGAACAACCTGCTGGCCATATCGTCACTGACTAACTCAGGAACAATGAATTTCCAAGGCAGTGCAAATACGACTTTGGACGGCCCGGTTGTGAACTCAGGTACATGGACATTAAATAGTGCTGAGATAACTTATAACGGAAATGCAACTACGACCTCTAATAGCGGTACGTTCACAGCAACCAATTCCCGTATGATTTTAAAAGGCGTATTTACCAACGGAGGAACTGTGAGCGTTAAGGAGTTGCATATCAATACTGGAGGTAGCATAATAAATAACTGTAAATGGTTTATCACGAGCGATAGCTATAAAAACGAAATCAACGGCCCTATTACAAACAACAGCTATTTTTCGGTTGGTAAGGCCATTAACATCAACAGTGGCGGAAAGATTACCCTCAATAATGGTGCACTATTCGTTACAAAATCAATTTACGATGGTTTCAGCGAGAAGATCACTGGCACTGGAAGCATGTCTGTACTTAAAATTACTGAAGCTATCCCTAATCTACAAAACCACCAAAATAGCGCTAAATTTAGCGGCGCACTGCAAGTAGTCTATACCTCTGGAACTTTGCCTAGCAGCATGTTTGAAGGCGCTGCCACGCAAAAAGCCGCAAACGCGACCATCTACATCCCTGAAGGATCATGCATGCCAGAAACAATCGGGACAGCGCCAGTAAATACTGATCCAGATGGCGACGGCGTACACGGAACTTTAGACAAATTCCCTAATGATGCTACCAGAGCTTACGTTATAGATTCCGAAAACTCAACTATCGCGTTTGAGGATAACTGGCCACTTAAGGGCGACTATGATTTAAATGATGTCGTTGTAAACTTCAAATACCAAATCATTACCAACAGAGACAATAAAGTTGTCGATGTAAAAGCTACTTACAGGCTGTTGGCAACTGGAGGAAACTTCCAGAATGGATTCGGTGTAGAATTCCCTGTTTCGGCTAACAAAGTGAGCATTACCAGCAAAACAGATGGTCCTGTTGGCGATGAGATCGCATTGGAAAGCGGACAGGATAAAGCGGTACTGATCCTTTTCAGTAACAGCCGTGCAAGACAGTTGACCTGGAACACCCAACCTAATGTTGCAAAATCACCTGTTGTAGAATTTAATGTAACACTACACTTCACTGATGGTCCAGATCAGGCGGCATTTGGAACGGCAAACTTTAATCCTTTCATTTGGAACAGCTCACCTGGATATGGCCGCGGCTTTGAAACTCACCTGGTAGATAAAACACCAACAAATAAGGCGAACTCAACGCTATTTGGCACTGGGGACGACAAATCCGGTTCTGGAAAATATTACAGAACAGCCAATAACCTGCCGTGGGCGATTGTGGTGCCGGTTGCTAATTTCGTATATCCATTAGAAACCGTATCGATAACTGAGGGATACCTTGAATTTGCGAACTGGGCAATTACCGGCGGTGCACAAAGTGCGAACTGGTATTCCACAGGTTCTAAGAACACCGCTAAACTTTACACTCCATAA
- a CDS encoding ATP-binding protein has product MKELPVTINLEIPNDPDQIYDYTEAVLKDILSYVELDIANQRNIKLILVELITNSIKHAPDGNSQLQLVIDEPQLSIQKLEKGVQIEFSATSPQLPFKDVDKVLKISFSEENRHHIMPLDQYKFKFLNPYKDGPMSLDHMPEHFGFYIITLASDSFIYQYDPDLKENRYIVNMNIKGNGE; this is encoded by the coding sequence ATGAAGGAACTACCAGTTACCATAAATCTGGAGATCCCCAATGATCCTGACCAGATTTATGATTATACCGAGGCGGTACTCAAAGACATTTTAAGTTACGTTGAACTGGATATAGCTAACCAACGCAATATAAAGCTGATTTTGGTTGAACTTATTACCAATTCCATTAAGCATGCGCCTGATGGCAATTCTCAGTTGCAACTTGTCATAGACGAGCCTCAACTTAGCATTCAGAAACTTGAAAAAGGTGTACAGATAGAATTCAGCGCTACATCTCCGCAGCTTCCCTTTAAAGATGTAGACAAAGTACTTAAAATAAGTTTTTCTGAAGAGAACCGCCACCATATTATGCCGCTGGACCAATACAAGTTCAAGTTTTTGAACCCCTATAAAGACGGTCCGATGTCTCTAGACCATATGCCTGAGCATTTTGGCTTTTACATTATCACACTGGCGTCCGACAGTTTCATTTACCAGTACGACCCGGATCTGAAGGAAAACCGTTATATCGTGAACATGAATATTAAGGGAAATGGGGAGTAA
- a CDS encoding glycosyltransferase, whose protein sequence is MLYVNPPIDRRTRLNETTQDKFTQNHIKEIRYGLEPLKKVDHNLWALNPPTMIESINWIPSTILFSFLNFYNNKRLAGDVKEAISAIGFQSFIIINDKDMFRSFYLKELLRPKLYIYLDRDYTLGFDYWKRHGTSLEPKLMAKSDGVVCNSLDFKKRAARFNPNSYYIGNGGGIQEDIALTSLVKPDILKQLKGTIIGYVGVLTAHRLDISLIERLATHFRDASLVLIGPEDDEFKRSNLHNLENVIFIPKKDKNEIPAYVYYFDVCINPQVVNEITLGNFPLKIVEYLAMGKPVVATTTNTMEEVFSRHTYLASTPDEFIRKIQVALNEDTPQRADERKIFSRQFSWRNVTDELLKAIHDIERNGKK, encoded by the coding sequence GTGTTGTATGTAAATCCGCCGATTGACAGACGTACGAGATTAAACGAAACGACCCAGGACAAGTTTACTCAAAACCATATCAAAGAAATCAGGTATGGCCTGGAGCCTTTAAAAAAGGTCGACCATAATCTGTGGGCACTAAATCCTCCGACCATGATAGAGTCGATCAACTGGATTCCTAGCACTATTTTATTCTCTTTCCTTAATTTCTATAACAATAAGCGGCTGGCTGGCGACGTAAAGGAGGCAATTTCGGCAATTGGCTTTCAGTCATTCATCATCATTAATGATAAAGACATGTTTAGAAGTTTTTATCTTAAAGAACTCCTCCGTCCCAAATTATATATCTACCTGGATAGAGACTATACGCTCGGTTTTGATTATTGGAAGCGTCACGGTACTTCGCTGGAACCTAAGTTAATGGCCAAGAGTGATGGTGTGGTTTGCAACTCTCTAGATTTCAAAAAACGGGCGGCTCGATTTAATCCGAATAGCTATTATATTGGGAATGGTGGCGGTATACAAGAAGACATAGCTCTCACATCGCTTGTCAAACCAGACATTCTCAAACAGTTAAAAGGAACGATTATAGGCTATGTAGGTGTGCTTACCGCGCATCGTCTTGATATATCTTTAATTGAGCGATTGGCAACTCACTTCCGGGATGCTAGTCTTGTCCTGATCGGTCCGGAGGATGATGAATTTAAACGGAGTAATCTCCATAATCTGGAAAACGTAATCTTTATTCCAAAAAAAGATAAAAACGAAATTCCGGCCTATGTATACTATTTCGACGTCTGTATTAATCCGCAAGTTGTAAACGAAATTACATTAGGCAACTTCCCATTGAAGATAGTTGAATATCTGGCAATGGGCAAACCTGTTGTGGCAACCACTACAAACACCATGGAGGAAGTGTTTTCCAGGCATACATATTTAGCAAGTACGCCAGATGAATTCATACGAAAGATTCAGGTAGCTTTAAATGAGGATACTCCCCAACGTGCAGACGAAAGAAAAATCTTTTCAAGACAATTTAGCTGGCGAAACGTAACTGATGAACTTCTGAAAGCAATACACGATATTGAACGCAATGGAAAAAAATGA
- a CDS encoding lipopolysaccharide biosynthesis protein, translating to MGLISGIADRIQRSPFLKSGLAVAAGRGTVIASNFLIFFILVRMCSPEDFGTWVLFTTITTIFEVANTSFVNNAIIKYYNEYTGGRRAVFIYNAFLLCLFLIISIGLLELASTFVLDKIYDSAELIKLMYYAPVLLIFSGLINFVNCLEQGNMRFYGQLISSVLRSGIFIVYLVYIYLHGKQYSLLSFLTVNIVSGLIAAIITIITTRQFISVARLFRPDIMRKIAKYGFFTFGIEVIGQVSNNIGQLISGALLSPAAVGVINVANRVLQFIELPLQSVSTVLMPKGVKTLKDEGIDGVKGLYEKSSALIVAVMLPVLLLLFVFSDQVVYLIAGRDFIQASILLKITVVYSLFKPFGRNAGVMLNAMGRTKINFFMVLIPTALNLFLNYYLIKHWGVIGSPVATLIATLVGFTFNQYILGKIAGVSIINILAEISSYYQFIFKLGSKRSN from the coding sequence ATGGGGTTGATTTCCGGGATAGCTGACAGGATACAGCGTTCTCCTTTTTTAAAGTCTGGTTTGGCTGTTGCGGCGGGTCGGGGCACTGTCATAGCATCCAACTTCCTGATATTCTTTATTCTTGTTCGAATGTGCAGCCCGGAAGATTTCGGGACATGGGTTCTGTTTACCACAATTACCACAATATTTGAAGTGGCTAATACAAGTTTTGTGAATAATGCGATTATTAAGTATTATAATGAATATACGGGCGGTAGAAGAGCAGTTTTTATTTACAACGCATTTCTTTTATGCCTGTTTCTTATCATTTCCATCGGACTACTGGAACTGGCATCAACCTTTGTACTCGATAAGATATACGATTCTGCCGAACTTATTAAACTCATGTACTATGCACCTGTATTGCTGATATTTTCAGGACTGATCAATTTCGTGAATTGTTTAGAACAAGGAAATATGCGCTTTTACGGCCAGCTTATATCGTCCGTTCTGCGTTCAGGAATATTTATCGTCTATTTGGTTTATATTTATCTGCACGGTAAGCAGTATTCACTGCTGAGCTTCTTAACGGTCAACATAGTTTCTGGCCTGATTGCGGCAATTATAACTATCATCACAACGAGGCAATTTATTTCCGTCGCTAGATTATTTAGGCCAGACATTATGCGAAAAATAGCCAAATATGGTTTCTTTACATTTGGTATAGAAGTGATAGGGCAGGTATCGAACAACATAGGCCAACTTATATCCGGAGCTTTGCTCTCTCCAGCAGCCGTTGGTGTTATAAACGTTGCGAACCGAGTACTCCAGTTTATTGAGTTGCCCCTGCAATCCGTGTCAACTGTACTAATGCCAAAAGGAGTAAAAACATTGAAGGATGAGGGTATCGACGGAGTAAAAGGCTTGTATGAAAAGTCGTCAGCTCTAATAGTCGCCGTTATGCTACCAGTCTTACTGTTACTCTTTGTATTCTCCGACCAGGTAGTCTATTTGATCGCCGGGAGGGATTTCATCCAGGCATCCATATTATTAAAGATTACTGTAGTTTACAGCCTGTTCAAACCATTCGGACGTAACGCGGGTGTAATGTTAAACGCAATGGGCAGAACAAAAATTAATTTTTTTATGGTACTAATACCCACCGCCCTAAATCTTTTTTTGAACTATTACTTAATTAAACACTGGGGTGTCATAGGATCACCAGTGGCGACTCTAATCGCAACGCTTGTAGGGTTCACTTTCAACCAATATATCTTAGGTAAAATAGCGGGCGTAAGCATAATTAATATTCTGGCTGAAATCAGTTCTTATTATCAATTTATCTTTAAATTGGGCTCAAAGAGATCTAATTAA
- a CDS encoding alpha-1,2-fucosyltransferase: MVIATITSGLGNQLFQYALAKHISVKNGTPLVLDTRFYRSDYAKESQRGFKLDNFNIHYKPLTKQVEYFLKFTKLFKRQTLHPFFSAKIEDYYHYNPDVLRKLNPHIIIKGYWHSEKYFKDISGIIRDDLKFTNTPSPEFAHFYEELKQAAVPVSIHVRRGDYVSHPEFSKTFGFVGLPYYEHAIQSIKEKYPEARFFIFTDDQNWVKENLKLESSAIYVENTGENADIDDLHLMSLCHHNIIANSSYSWWGAWLNSNPDKTVLAPKNWFKNQPNWNTKDLLPSTWQTI, translated from the coding sequence ATGGTTATAGCAACAATTACAAGCGGTCTCGGAAACCAGTTATTCCAATACGCTTTAGCGAAACATATTTCAGTGAAGAATGGTACTCCGCTGGTTCTCGATACAAGGTTTTACCGATCTGACTACGCTAAAGAAAGCCAGCGTGGATTTAAGTTAGATAACTTCAACATACATTACAAGCCCCTGACTAAACAAGTTGAGTATTTCCTGAAATTCACTAAATTGTTCAAACGCCAGACACTGCATCCTTTTTTTTCAGCAAAAATTGAAGATTATTACCACTATAATCCCGATGTTTTAAGAAAGTTGAACCCGCACATTATTATTAAAGGCTATTGGCATTCGGAAAAATACTTTAAAGACATATCAGGTATAATAAGAGATGATTTAAAATTTACAAATACTCCAAGTCCGGAGTTTGCTCACTTTTATGAAGAGCTTAAACAAGCAGCAGTGCCTGTATCGATACATGTCCGCCGCGGTGATTATGTGAGTCATCCTGAGTTTAGTAAGACTTTCGGATTTGTCGGTTTGCCTTATTACGAGCATGCAATTCAAAGCATCAAAGAAAAATATCCTGAAGCGAGATTTTTCATTTTTACGGACGACCAAAATTGGGTTAAAGAGAATTTGAAACTGGAATCTAGCGCGATATATGTTGAAAATACTGGTGAAAACGCAGATATAGACGACCTTCATTTGATGAGTCTCTGCCACCACAACATTATCGCAAACAGTTCTTACAGCTGGTGGGGAGCTTGGCTAAACAGTAATCCAGATAAGACTGTTCTAGCGCCAAAAAACTGGTTTAAGAACCAGCCAAATTGGAATACGAAGGATCTGTTACCATCAACATGGCAAACCATCTAA
- a CDS encoding STAS domain-containing protein produces MNINKQLRGKYLVLTIEDKDANLSNSSSFKELAINEIESGAIHLVVSFEQVKYIDSSFLGALVAILKNLVQKNGSLRLVELNSDIINLFELTRLDKIFDLRASVETALD; encoded by the coding sequence ATGAATATAAACAAACAATTAAGGGGTAAATACCTGGTTCTTACGATCGAAGACAAAGATGCCAATCTTTCGAATTCTTCTAGTTTTAAGGAGCTGGCTATCAATGAAATAGAATCTGGTGCCATTCACTTGGTCGTTTCATTTGAGCAGGTTAAGTACATAGACAGTTCATTTTTGGGCGCCCTGGTTGCCATACTCAAAAACCTGGTGCAAAAGAACGGCAGCCTCAGACTGGTAGAGCTGAACAGTGACATTATAAACCTTTTTGAGCTTACCAGACTCGATAAGATCTTTGATTTAAGAGCATCTGTAGAAACTGCACTAGACTAG
- a CDS encoding LruC domain-containing protein: MTNRLILFFLVASIAVTGCKKYADDQQPDGVADEKFAPDGFDYSTTKSVDVSVRLLSRNNKPLSGVMVSIYNPDFTTAGSEISKAISDKDGFIKTTLVVPSYTEQLVVDPAYIGLARHVKFALSGSSLNATVGGENGVSSNYVPSAVSFTNLGASGINKLSVVGNKTISAGGPTGTVYVYNPANYDALGRPNGVLPNAPNIDFVELMKQINTSLPERKNGIELHPEYLATEAPTNLRVTTLSDVWISFVHEGADNRNTLGYYTYPTGHQPTTASQIDSVHLIFPNASLLGGTGAGNMLTGDRVKIGRFKPGTSIGFVLIQNAFNNDKSINTGAVKFYTDEKFNPEAELDLKRHNVLLQSNGTANKIFMIGFEDIRRNMPSCDQDFNDLVFFAQSQAVTDLDPTDIPYLDDRITDTDGDGVPDVVDEYPNDPARVYKKYYPSKDVWGTFAFEDNWPNEGDYDFNDLVLSYRYTFVMDNANKVKDVISDLKPLAAGAVFTNGFGIQFNTAASGIASVTGQRLSSSSYITLAPNGTESGQTSTVIIPFDNHKTLFKTNGAFLNTKPGSPTYEAESVSVKFTFVTANFDAFTAQVPFNPFLIGNSVRGNEIHLVNQKPTNLADQNLFGTGKDKSIPANNKYYLTNDNRPFALNFIGNFEYPVEEANISTAYMHFTPWANSGNAHFKDWYSSTASGYRNTSKIYTR; the protein is encoded by the coding sequence ATGACCAACAGATTAATTCTCTTTTTCCTAGTTGCATCGATTGCCGTTACAGGTTGTAAGAAATATGCAGATGACCAGCAGCCGGACGGAGTTGCAGATGAAAAGTTCGCTCCAGATGGCTTTGATTACTCGACCACTAAGTCGGTTGATGTCTCTGTGCGATTACTTTCGCGTAACAACAAGCCCTTAAGCGGTGTTATGGTATCCATTTACAATCCTGATTTCACTACAGCAGGATCGGAAATTTCAAAAGCTATTTCTGACAAGGACGGTTTTATTAAGACTACGCTAGTTGTACCATCGTATACGGAGCAACTGGTGGTAGATCCGGCATATATAGGACTTGCAAGACATGTTAAGTTTGCATTAAGCGGAAGCAGCCTCAACGCAACAGTTGGTGGGGAAAACGGAGTGAGCTCAAATTATGTACCCAGCGCTGTAAGTTTCACGAACTTGGGTGCTTCAGGTATAAATAAATTATCTGTGGTGGGAAACAAGACTATTTCTGCCGGTGGGCCAACTGGTACTGTATATGTATATAATCCTGCAAATTATGACGCATTAGGCAGACCGAATGGAGTGTTGCCTAATGCACCAAATATTGATTTCGTGGAGTTGATGAAACAGATCAATACATCGTTACCAGAGCGAAAAAATGGTATTGAGCTTCACCCCGAGTACCTTGCCACAGAAGCACCTACAAATCTTCGTGTTACTACACTATCTGATGTGTGGATTTCGTTTGTGCATGAAGGTGCTGACAATAGAAATACATTAGGCTACTATACTTATCCTACCGGACATCAGCCAACTACCGCATCTCAGATTGATTCTGTTCATCTGATATTCCCTAATGCTTCTTTATTGGGGGGCACTGGTGCAGGAAATATGTTAACTGGCGATAGAGTTAAGATTGGACGCTTTAAACCAGGAACATCGATAGGATTTGTGCTCATACAAAATGCATTCAACAATGATAAAAGCATAAATACGGGTGCAGTTAAATTTTATACTGATGAAAAGTTCAATCCGGAAGCTGAACTTGACCTGAAAAGGCACAATGTTCTTTTACAAAGTAACGGCACCGCCAACAAGATTTTCATGATAGGTTTTGAAGACATCAGAAGAAATATGCCGTCGTGCGATCAAGACTTTAATGACCTGGTGTTCTTCGCTCAATCGCAAGCGGTAACTGATCTTGACCCAACAGACATTCCTTATCTCGATGACAGAATTACTGATACTGATGGTGATGGTGTACCGGATGTGGTAGATGAATATCCAAATGATCCAGCCCGCGTTTACAAAAAATACTATCCAAGTAAGGACGTTTGGGGTACATTCGCTTTCGAGGATAACTGGCCGAATGAAGGCGATTATGACTTTAACGATCTCGTGCTAAGTTACAGATATACTTTCGTTATGGATAATGCCAATAAAGTTAAAGATGTTATCAGCGACTTGAAACCGTTGGCTGCCGGCGCGGTGTTTACAAATGGTTTCGGAATTCAATTTAATACCGCCGCCTCCGGAATTGCGAGTGTTACAGGCCAAAGGTTATCATCTTCTTCTTACATAACTCTTGCTCCCAACGGCACTGAAAGTGGACAAACGTCGACTGTTATCATTCCTTTCGATAATCACAAAACACTGTTTAAAACTAACGGCGCTTTCCTCAATACAAAGCCCGGCTCACCTACTTATGAAGCCGAGAGTGTATCAGTTAAATTTACTTTCGTAACGGCGAACTTTGATGCCTTTACTGCTCAGGTGCCATTTAACCCATTCCTTATTGGTAATTCAGTTCGCGGAAATGAGATTCACCTTGTAAATCAGAAGCCTACAAATTTAGCAGACCAGAATTTATTTGGTACAGGCAAAGACAAAAGCATCCCGGCTAATAACAAATACTATCTTACAAATGACAACAGGCCGTTTGCACTGAATTTCATCGGAAATTTTGAGTATCCAGTTGAGGAAGCCAATATTTCTACAGCATATATGCATTTTACGCCATGGGCAAATTCTGGCAACGCGCATTTTAAAGATTGGTATAGCAGTACTGCATCTGGCTATAGAAATACCTCTAAGATTTATACAAGATAA
- a CDS encoding DUF6266 family protein, with product MASLINGLLGGLSGKAGDFEGYIRNGKYFIRKRRRKSTKRPSAKQAATRRRMAVISRFLGSMTPYIRVGFKLDGKLKGITANNAAKSYQLLHATQGEYPNIEMVYSKARLTQGNLPKPINPALQIVGSSLLLTWEQPYARSWYERNAQIMLLVYAPEIDQSMFKIGGACNHQGGETMELPQQMKNTELHVYCSFIGYDHQQISDSVYVGMINWH from the coding sequence ATGGCGAGTCTAATTAATGGATTGCTGGGAGGCCTTTCGGGTAAGGCAGGCGACTTTGAAGGTTATATCAGGAATGGTAAATACTTCATCAGAAAACGCAGAAGGAAGAGTACGAAGAGGCCTTCTGCAAAGCAGGCGGCGACACGACGGCGCATGGCGGTGATAAGTCGATTCTTAGGAAGTATGACTCCATATATCCGTGTGGGCTTTAAATTGGATGGCAAGCTTAAAGGTATTACAGCAAATAATGCAGCTAAGTCTTACCAGTTACTCCATGCGACGCAAGGCGAGTATCCAAACATTGAAATGGTTTACAGCAAGGCAAGACTGACACAGGGCAATTTACCAAAGCCCATTAACCCGGCTCTTCAGATTGTTGGCAGCTCACTTTTGCTAACCTGGGAACAACCATATGCCCGTTCCTGGTATGAAAGAAATGCCCAGATCATGCTGCTGGTTTACGCTCCTGAAATAGATCAGTCGATGTTTAAAATTGGAGGCGCATGTAACCACCAAGGCGGGGAAACAATGGAATTGCCTCAGCAGATGAAAAATACAGAACTGCATGTGTACTGCTCGTTTATAGGTTATGACCACCAGCAAATTTCCGACAGCGTGTATGTTGGAATGATAAATTGGCACTAA